One Pullulanibacillus sp. KACC 23026 DNA segment encodes these proteins:
- a CDS encoding DHA2 family efflux MFS transporter permease subunit, producing MIDPRSVHPISIVAVLILGAFTAILNQTLLNVALPKIQTDLNVSYNTVQWLSTGYMLVNGVLIPITAFLLETFTTRVLFIFAMSSFGVGTIFCALSPTFSILLVGRLVQGIGAGIIMPLMTNVMLAIFPPEKRGAAMGTMGVAMIFAPAVGPTLSGWIIENYSWRLLFYVVLPIIIIDLILAFLFLRNVKKLTFPKLDFIGVILSTIGFGGILYGFSEAGNSGWGSARVEIALIGGIISLGLFVWRQLVIKNPILQFRVFQYNIFSLTSVVNAVITMAMFAGMILTPIYLQNIRGFTPLQSGLLLLPGAIVMGIMSPVTGILYDKIGARPLAVVGLFITIITTWMFAHLTDATTYGHIMVMYTFRMFGMSMLMMPIMTEGLNQLPPKLHSHGTAMSNTLRQVSGSLGTAFLVTVMTNRTTFHEGAYANSLSLSNHFASQQLQTLGQAISGMLHAPAAEGNAMLQELIYGQVAKESTIQGINDAFIVATILAVIAFVLSFFIKRAVKTNRKPKEPVTDKSNLPAVSPSNELATDQS from the coding sequence ATTATTGATCCAAGAAGTGTGCACCCTATATCAATTGTGGCTGTGCTGATTTTAGGGGCTTTTACAGCCATATTAAATCAAACACTTCTAAACGTAGCTTTACCTAAGATCCAAACCGATCTGAATGTAAGCTATAATACCGTACAGTGGTTATCAACAGGCTATATGCTTGTTAACGGTGTTTTAATTCCAATCACCGCTTTTCTATTGGAAACTTTTACAACACGTGTTTTATTTATTTTTGCTATGTCTTCATTTGGTGTTGGTACGATTTTCTGTGCGCTTTCGCCAACCTTCTCAATCCTTCTCGTTGGACGATTGGTTCAGGGAATTGGAGCCGGGATCATCATGCCGCTCATGACGAATGTTATGCTGGCGATCTTCCCTCCCGAAAAACGTGGTGCAGCGATGGGAACTATGGGGGTGGCGATGATCTTCGCGCCGGCTGTTGGCCCAACGCTTTCAGGATGGATTATTGAAAATTATTCTTGGCGCCTTCTGTTTTATGTCGTGTTGCCAATCATTATTATTGATTTGATTTTAGCGTTCCTTTTCTTGCGTAACGTTAAAAAACTGACATTCCCTAAACTTGATTTCATTGGTGTTATCTTGTCAACAATCGGTTTTGGCGGAATTTTATACGGCTTTAGTGAAGCTGGTAATTCCGGATGGGGATCTGCCAGGGTTGAAATAGCTTTAATTGGCGGAATCATTTCACTGGGGTTATTCGTTTGGAGACAGTTAGTGATCAAGAATCCAATACTCCAATTCCGTGTTTTCCAATACAATATTTTTTCGCTAACTTCAGTTGTTAACGCCGTTATAACAATGGCTATGTTTGCAGGGATGATCTTAACTCCAATTTACTTGCAGAACATTCGCGGATTTACACCGTTACAATCAGGTCTCTTATTGCTGCCAGGAGCCATCGTAATGGGGATTATGTCTCCAGTTACAGGGATTCTCTACGATAAGATAGGAGCACGTCCGCTTGCTGTTGTCGGTCTTTTCATCACGATTATTACAACCTGGATGTTCGCCCATTTAACGGATGCGACGACATATGGTCATATAATGGTTATGTATACTTTCCGGATGTTCGGGATGTCGATGCTGATGATGCCAATTATGACAGAGGGACTTAATCAGCTTCCACCAAAGCTTCACAGCCATGGTACAGCGATGTCCAACACGCTAAGGCAAGTATCGGGGTCACTCGGAACCGCGTTCTTGGTCACGGTCATGACAAATCGAACAACGTTTCACGAGGGGGCCTATGCAAACAGCCTTTCGCTCTCCAATCATTTTGCAAGTCAGCAATTGCAAACATTAGGGCAGGCCATTTCAGGTATGTTGCACGCTCCTGCTGCTGAAGGAAATGCCATGTTACAAGAATTGATTTATGGGCAAGTTGCGAAAGAATCGACCATCCAAGGGATTAATGATGCCTTTATTGTGGCAACGATACTCGCTGTCATTGCATTTGTTTTATCCTTCTTTATTAAACGGGCGGTTAAGACTAACCGAAAGCCTAAAGAACCGGTAACGGATAAATCCAATCTGCCGGCCGTTAGTCCATCAAATGAGCTTGCCACCGATCAATCATGA
- a CDS encoding HlyD family efflux transporter periplasmic adaptor subunit, whose translation MNNFGRLLLTNIIVIIVLIGGGALGFYFYDQSANYVKTDNAKIDGQQIAIAPSTNGKLTEWNGTEGQTFSAGDTVGQITTQDAKGNNVQVPVTMPKNGTIALNNAVKDTFVAAGSPLAYAYDYNALYVTANIKETDIDDISTGQKVDIYVDAYKGTTLTGRVKEIGFATSGNFSLLSTTNQSGNYTKVVQVIPVKISIDSSKGVQLRPGMNVTVRIHT comes from the coding sequence ATGAATAATTTTGGACGTCTTTTGTTAACAAACATTATTGTCATTATTGTCCTTATAGGCGGAGGCGCTCTTGGATTTTATTTTTACGATCAAAGCGCTAACTACGTCAAAACGGATAATGCAAAAATTGATGGACAGCAAATTGCTATTGCACCATCGACTAACGGTAAGTTAACTGAGTGGAATGGGACAGAGGGGCAAACCTTCAGTGCAGGTGACACTGTTGGACAAATTACCACTCAAGATGCTAAAGGAAATAATGTTCAAGTTCCAGTTACAATGCCGAAAAATGGAACAATTGCTTTAAACAATGCCGTTAAAGACACATTTGTTGCGGCGGGTTCACCGCTAGCGTACGCCTATGATTACAATGCCCTTTATGTTACAGCGAATATCAAAGAAACTGATATTGATGATATTTCAACTGGTCAAAAAGTTGATATTTATGTCGATGCTTATAAAGGAACAACTTTGACTGGTCGCGTTAAAGAAATTGGTTTTGCGACATCCGGCAATTTCTCATTGCTTTCAACAACAAACCAATCCGGAAACTACACCAAAGTGGTACAAGTGATCCCAGTTAAAATTTCAATCGATTCTTCCAAAGGTGTTCAATTGCGCCCTGGTATGAACGTCACTGTCCGTATTCACACTTGA